DNA from Pochonia chlamydosporia 170 chromosome Unknown PCv3seq00009, whole genome shotgun sequence:
ttgGGGTCAGGAAAGATACATCGCGAGATACATCGTGACGTACCTCGACAAAAGCAGTATAGCTTTTATTTTTATTAGCCAGTCGCCAAAGACACAAATAGCCAATTGGATGCTTAGGGACAGCCTTATATATTCCAGCTTAAAGAGGCAGAGCGGGAAGCTGCAGTCTGCGGTGTAACTTGCTTGCCCTGCGTTTAACTTCGTCTTCTCTTAAGGAAACCGGAGCTTTCCGTAATTCGCTTCTATACTAGTTGATTGTGGTTATAAGAACGTGGGACCCAAGACGAAATGTCGTGCCTGGAAGTATGACCACCATATCCTGTGTACCAGCGCTAACAAAACTGTTCTCTGAACAACGCTCCCCTATTCCCGCCAGCAAATTCGGCACCTCCTCATGTGTCATTGGAGTTATTATGGCAAAAATTATTTAAATATGTGCAGTAACAGAAAGTTAAGGTCCGTTTGAGTCCTAAAAAAGTGAACAGCGAAAGCCTAGAATTGGTTCACCCTGTACAATGTTGCCCCACCTGGGATTAGTGTTGTGTCTTGATGCAGTAATGTTGGCGTCATAGACAGGCCAAGCCTCCATTTCTGTACCCTCCCTTGAGGAGCAATAAATCACCACCTGGACAGGAGGAATAATCCTATGTTATACCTCCACGAAGATGCCCGGCCAGCCGTCTCACAGTAACTATCGACCAATTCTGCCGTCAACGACAGGTAACCATGCGGTTCAAGAGCTAGACCTTAGTGAACGTCAACGGCCAGTTATCGCAGCTTGCGAAGCTTGCAGAAAGCGCAAGGTCAAGGTTAACATCGCCACAATCGAACATCTAGCAAGTCACGGCATGTCTCTAATAATGCTTTAGTGCGATGGTGTACGACCGCAATGTTCTCCGTGCTTATCACGAGGGCGAAGCTGTGAATACGCTACCCAACCAGCAGAGTCAAGGTTGTCAGCTATGAGACGCGccaaagcagaagcagaacaaCAGTTGCAAGAAATCCGTGCCTCCTATGATGTACTTCTCCAGGTTGTCAACGGCCTTATGTGTCGTGACGGTGCTACAGCCCTCAATGTGCTACGACAACTTCGGCAAGGCATTAGCCCCAACCAAGTCGGACAAAACAGTGAGGAGGGCAAgtcaatgctgccaacaaaTCAACCCGTCATTGTTACTATGAAAAGTAGAACAGGCAACACCTACGATACACAAAATCAGCAACCGGCCCACATGCTACCACCTATAGCCCAATGGTACGATGACGACCCTGAAGCATATGGGGAACTGTTCTTGTACCTGAAGTCCACTACGCAGGAAGAAGGAGTCGAGGTACTCCGCAGAGTACGACAGGGACAGGATATCTCAGACATACTGTTtcttgccaacaacggcaaTATACGATAGCGTCAGCCCAGAAAGCAGAGTGTGATATCAGAGACAAAGTGTGCCTGTCGTTATTGCGGTTTGGTAAGTGTATAGTCTGCATTGGAACATATCGATCCATGTAGTGTGACAGTACTGATGATTTGCTCCAGATGTTGGTCTATCTTCCGTGGTATCTGGTCTCAGCCTTTCTCATGACTCTCGGAAACTTTACAAAATGTGTCCCGCAGAAGCTCTGCTTCATACATTATGGTTACGGCCTGTGCGGTTGATAAAATAGGGCGGCCACGAGAATCTTTTAGCAACCTATAAGCCTCGTCCAGAAATCGATGTCCTAATTCTTGACCGCTGGTAGTGCCTATGACTAAATCCGCAGACAAATACTATTTTTGTTAGCTGGGCACATGTATAAGTACGTTATGCACTCACACATTGGCGAGCACAAATTGCATTGAACAGCAGGGGAGAGTATGATGTTCCGTGTGCTTGGCTATTGTCTTGCATCTCTCTAATAAATGCGTCATAGTTTATATCCGGCAAGCTGAGTACTCTATTTTGATTGAAGTATTGATGTATCAAAAGAATGGATACGTCGTCATTCGGTATGAGTTCGGCCGAAGAGGTTGCCAGTTGGGGACAATGGGTTTGCGACGCGGAACTGAGATCTTCGGCTGGGTTGCAACCCGACCGGATGTGATCGACAAGATCGTATGCTTCCTGTTGGGTTTTGCAGTGTATGGAGCTGATGAGTCGCCTTAATGCGTCTAATTCTGCTTCTTGTAGGGTGCATTTCCTCTTTAACGCATCGGCTCGTGTTTCTCCTGCATTTGCAATATATGTACAGTCAATTTTACGACGGAGGCAACGTATACATGCCGGTCGTTTGCCGTCGCACTGATACTTAGCTTCACTCCTTCTACTGCAGCATCGAGACACTTACCTTACACTTTTGGCGACGACAAGACTCGCATGCGGCGCTTGTCGCGCATCGACGAGCCTGTGTGTCCCTCTCTATTTCCTCAATAGATGATCCTTCGACTGGCCCGCCAGGGGGCTTTCCCGGAAGTAAGGGCCGATATCTTGGTTCCATTGCGTAGCTTGTGCGAGGCAAACGTAGAGTATCCGTGATCTGAGCAATCTGACCCCGCCCGCACGGCAACTCATAGGTGAACTGCCGATGATTAGGCCTCTTATGTGATGTCGAGAACGGCCTAACCCTTCGGATTGGCACCTCGGAATACGGCTAATGTGCCGAACTGAATGGTTTTTCCGCTCACTGCAATCAGAGCTAGTGGATACAGCGCCACGAATGTAACTGGGATCTGCGATCATTgtgccattgaagccaaTGACCATGAGTCACTCCACCCACGAGTGTGAGCATACAAGACCAACGGAGATGTAAAAAACTACTGTCTGACGGATGAGCATATTTGAGACGAATTCTTCGccagtggcagtggcagtggaAATTAGGGCGCTACTAAACGGGTCTCAGGTCCATCAGGATGTTAAAGTTAATGGCGACACTTCAGTTCTATTGCTAAGCGCCGATCAGAAGCTTCCGGCAGACGGCTAAGTCCTGccctttttctcttcctccttgttATAGATTGAGCTTTCCAGGAGATTGTACGTCATGCGGTTGCATTCAATTACAATACCGATTCAAGTCCATTCCCTAGAGCGTTATAGTTCTTTGCGTCCGATGCACCCTAGCTGTTGCATACCCTAGCTGTATGGATGAGTCTTGTGAAACTGTTTGCCTTGGCCCAGCTCTTGTCCTTTAACGATCCGTTAAAGACTACATCCTTGCCCAGAATCTCCCTACTACATCTCCTTCCAAACAGGAGCGTACTCGATATCTGGTTCAGCAGAATCACCACCTGCCCATTTTTGGAGGCTAAAGCTCACGGGCATGTATTTGGTGGTGTCCCGCATCGGGTTGACGATTTCATTCATCGCTGACACTCTAGTCAGGTGTCCAGTGTTGACAACTAATTGAGTCCCAATTTCAGCATCTGCTGCATGAAAAGATATTGCAGGCAACTTTGCGGAACCGTTCTCTGAGGAGGCATCGACCATATTAGGCGCAGCTTCTTCCTGTTGGATTGGTTCAGGCTGGAGCTTCTAGTCTTAGAAGTACGGAATTCGATCAGGTGATGATTCTGTTGAACCAGATATCAAGTACGCCAAGTTGGTTTCCAGCGACTCTGAACGGCCGGAATCTTCACTTGCGTGGCGGGGATGTATCGATCATTCCTTGGACTGCCTGTTACCCCCGACGATCCTGATAAGGCCAGAGAACTTAAAACAAGTACCGGTGTTCCTGGCTCCGAGTCTATACTGTGGACCTTTTCTCAATAGTATTGGATTAATGTTGACTGGCCCTGTCCTCCAATGCACCTTCGTCTGGTGGGGTTCTGTTGCGAATGATCAAAACGACGACGTACCCTTCTGAGTCAGTATGAGCTTTCTGGCGAGACATCCGATCATCACACTTCGCTTACAATCAACAGTCCAATTGCTACTCATACACTTGACCTCGTATACCCGGATTCCGTGGTCGAAAATGCCTCAAGTACTCACAGACTCTCCCCCAAATATATTGTTCCTGTAACCTTATAGGCAGTTCAGACTCCAGGGCGTGGCATGGCACTAGAGCTGACGACTTCCTTGGGAATGATTTGACGAGGCAAGGTATGCAAAAGCTGTTGCAAAGCCCGTCGTTACGCACGCCGCCGGCTGGCGATTAACTAGGCCGCCTCGCTATCCAGGCGTGCCTTGATTTGTGTTAGCCTGCGACAATTTCTAGACTCTCATCTCGCTACCCACATTCTGCAGTAAGGTTTGTATCGTGGCAGGTGTATTTCATCAATTACAGGCTCACAAAGACGGTCAATATCCCTTATGGACATTCCGAGATACGTTTTCATAGGGCCGTAGGACAGTGCCTTGATACCACGGCAAAATCCAGCCCTGAACCATAATGCAACCTCCTTCTCGTGAGGATCTTTCGACCAGGGATTGAAACAGACTTTGACCGACGACTCGCGAATATCACAAAAACCGGCACGGACAAGTTGCTGCCTCGTTTGCTCTGATTCCACTCTCATAGACCGACCGTGCTGATCCATAGCGTCCAGCAGCTTGTCTGTCCAGTCAACGAGGGCGCTTTTGTATGGGATGGTACCGTCATCATATCGTGGCACCCAATCTATTTCTATCTGCTCCAGATATCCCACGTTTGGTTTAAGGTATCTTCATGTAGGTTAGTAGCCGATGGATAAAACAGGACGCAATGTAGTATTCGTACTCGTATATCTTGTGGTATAACTTCTCCCAGCAGCCGACGCTGCCAAAGAGAGTTCGGACATGTACAAGATCCCAGCCGTCTTTTAGAGTCCTCCAATCACTCTCTATATCAAGTTCCAAGGGGGGTTCAAGGGTTGCAGGGATCCTATTCAAGTCAGTGAAAACGCGCTCATACCATAACGTGGTTGACCTGCTCACATTTTGGGCTGGATCATGTTGAAGTCTACCCCGAGTACGAATGCCTGTGGCATTGACCTAAATAGAACATGTCAATTAATACGCCTCACGATGCGAGTCAGGGCGCAGTTGCtgggaaaaaaaaaaaaaaaaaaaaaaaaaaaaaaaaaaaattgctgACGTACTTAGATACATCTATTGGCCAAATTCCTGTTCCCGTGCCCAGATCTAGTATTCGCAAGTTCGCTCGACTATCAAGCGGCGCCGAGAACAAGACATCCTGCTGAACCGTGAGAAAAAATTTGTGAAATATATCCAGGCGTTCAAGTTCTTCCTGTGCCATTTTTGTTAGCAATATAGTATAGTGGCCTGTACAACGGTTGGACGTACCTCATCAATTGGAAATATGTACTTGCTTCTCTCGAGCTCACTGTCACTTCCGTACCACCTATCACCAAAGAGCTTATGTACATGCCGCAAAATAGGTTCGGTGTACGGCGCAATAACTTGATCTATCTCATCAACACATTAGCTCCAACAATGGACATTTAGGGGCAAAGGCTGGATGTCGGGGGTTCTTCTACTTGCCGCTGTCATCATGAATGAGACCCATCTCTGCGCGTTTtcatgcagccaaagcctCATGTGCGATCCCTGTGCTGGAGCTGAAGAGAAGGAAATCTCGGTTCGGATAATGCACGGATAAGATATCCCCTGTGACGGAGTGGCACACCACTTAGTCTGCCAAAATTGCGGGACAGGTTCACGTGACTTTTTTGTTCCTTTCCTTACCTATTTTCTATGAGAACCTTAACACCTAAATCGATCAACACATTGCAAATCAATTCATCAACGATACCTGACGCGGGGCCGCTGCTACGAAAAGACCCGATATACTGATTGCGATAGCTTTAAAGAATCTGCGAGCCATTTTAATTGATACCAATTGATTAGatacctttttttttttttggataAAATATTGAC
Protein-coding regions in this window:
- a CDS encoding methyltransferase LaeA (similar to Metarhizium acridum CQMa 102 XP_007815840.1); amino-acid sequence: MTAANQVIAPYTEPILRHVHKLFGDRWYGSDSELERSKYIFPIDEEELERLDIFHKFFLTVQQDVLFSAPLDSRANLRILDLGTGTGIWPIDVSKSMPQAFVLGVDFNMIQPKMIPATLEPPLELDIESDWRTLKDGWDLVHVRTLFGSVGCWEKLYHKIYEYLKPNVGYLEQIEIDWVPRYDDGTIPYKSALVDWTDKLLDAMDQHGRSMRVESEQTRQQLVRAGFCDIRESSVKVCFNPWSKDPHEKEVALWFRAGFCRGIKALSYGPMKTYLGMSIRDIDRLCTPG